Part of the Oncorhynchus nerka isolate Pitt River linkage group LG14, Oner_Uvic_2.0, whole genome shotgun sequence genome is shown below.
ccctgtcacCAACGTCACACAGCCGTCTGTATGTCCTGGAGTCTCCCTCACCGTCAGATACTGAGGGACGAGAGAGGCAGTAAGAGGGATTACAGAAAACAAGGGAGGGGGAAGTAAAGAGGAGAAAGGGAGTGTGAAGGAGATGAAGGTGAATAAGGCCCAAGCATTTAGAGCAGTGGACAGCAACCCTGGTACTGGAGAGCAACAGTACATGATGTGTAGGCTTTTGTTTCAGCCCAGCACTCTTACtcagttgaaaaaaaaaaaaaactgtaaacctatgactctccaggaccagggatTTTGGGTGAACACAATTTGGGATAGGCCCAGACCCATACTGTATTCTCTATAGCTGTAGGTAGGTCTGTCCTCACATGTTTGCCAAAGCTGATCTTATCTCCCTCTGATAGCATGATGTCTGCACTGGCCCCGCTGTGCTTGGAGATGGCACTCTTCATCCCAAACAGCctgttcttcagctgtcccgTGCCTGTGATGTGGTCTGCATGGCAGTGAGTGTTCACTAATAGGGGGGGACAGGGTACAGTGTGAGTCATATGTCATCTTAAACAAGGGTAGGATAAACAAGGAGATCAAAATGGATGTAGGattagtgtgtgcgtgtgtggacgTGCTCGTGCTAGCGAGCGCATGCTTGTGTGCTTGTCTATGTTTTAGAGACATCCAAGTTACCTGCCACTTTCAGGTTGAAACCCAGTTCCTCTACGAGTTTCagatccctgtccactgtctccaGTACGGGATCAATGAGGACTGCCTCCCTGCTCTCTGTATCAGCCAGCAGATAGGTGTAGGTGCTGCTCACCGACTCAAACAGCTGTAAAGGTTGGAACAAGCAAGGACAGGTGAGTGAGTAACCATAGGTTATAAACGATGAGGGGGCAgtacagtattatattacataACACACATCATGCCTGTATATTGATCAAGAATGATAATATATGGGTGTGTAGTCTTATGGTGATAAGGGGTTTGTTGTTTTAAGGCTGCAAGTCTATGTCAAGAGTCACCGTCAAGGTGGATTTTCATACTTTGAGGCGGTCCTACATGTGGGCATTTCTGCATCTGCAGGAACCCCTCTTTATCCTTCTATTGGTCCATTTTTAAACTACGACTCCCGTATGGAGGCGCTcgtgtacagtaggtggcggtaatgcaccataaAGTTGCCAACCGCCGATAAACTCCACAGAAGAGGCGGGGGCGACAACACCGGTGGCTAGCTAGGGTAATGGTAGACAGTGTCCTCGTCGGGCACTGTTTTCCCGTATTTCTGTTAACGAGGATAGTTGTTCAGTAGGCGTTTAGGACACTGGgtgctagctaacaagctaggaCTCCGGTACACAGCCGGTGGGAGAGGTAGCTAAGCTCATCGTTAGACCGTGTACTTCGCCCCCGCCTCTCGGGCACTGTTTTCCCGCAGTTCTGCTAACGACGGCGAGGGCAGGTGTTCGGCAAGCGGGAGTGAAAGACGCTCCGGTACACATCAGGGGGGGCGATACTGGTAGCTAACTAGCCATCTAGGACACCGGTAGATAGTGTTATTCTCAAtacttttatttcccttttgACACACATTTTAATCGCATAGACAGACAATAAGGGGAAATCCAGAATATAAAGTGTCACACAAGCATGAAGATGGCGTACTTGTGTTATAATGTAATTAGCTACGATGCTTTTCTTGGTTTCGCCTGGTTATCTTAGTTTAGTTTGGTTTATTTAGATTGGAGTTATCACAAATCTAGTGGGGTTTTTTTGCCAGAAAAGGTGTAAACACATGCGAGTGGCGATTTGAACACGCCCCCTCTACTACAGCTTGCTAACGTTAGATtgtttcaattttttttaaacaatgcaATAACGAAGGATGCCTGGAAAATACGTTCCCCCTCATTTTCATGTTGACCAATTACAAAATACTTGATTACTTGCACTGAAAAAAACCTTCATATTTTCACTGTATTTTCAACAAGTCGGCGGAACCCAGTTGAAACTTCAGCCTAGAGCTTTTACGCATGCCAAACTTTGGCCAAAAGCAAAAAATATAAATGATTGCAGTGGCTAACTCACCTGCCTGAAGAAAGGTCCTTTTCCCAACTCCATCCTGGAGCAGTAAAGTCGTATGATGACCGATTCCAGAGGCTGCTTGCTCGTGCGTAAGCCCGGGCCGATGTGGGCTGGAACTTTACGCGAGTACCCGGTTGTTTGGAGCCACAGCGTGTAGGCCAGCGCAGGTTTCAGTCGGTTTACAACTGAACACATTTTTTCTCCACTGTTATTTTTAACTGACACTTTTTTTTGGCTTCCTACTGGGCGACGGGCAGGGGTAGAAATCCCAAAACTGAGCAGACGAGTTTGACTAGTTTGTTGTGCCCCAATCCTCTGTAGCTGTCCGTTGCCGTAGAAGTATGGTTGCCACAAATGTTGTAGCTATATTGACTTATTGTGCACTAAAATGTGTAGTGTATCCAGGAAGTCCCAGAAATCTGATAAGGGAGCCTACTCCTTGAGAACTTCCAAGCACTAGAGCAGAGGACATGTGCAAGCTTTCAACACgaacgcgcgcgcacacacagagagacagggggtcagAGTTCGGTGTGTCACTATGACTGTGCACATGTGTATTCATTTAACAAGGTACTTTACACTACGTGACTATTGTCAGCAACTCCAGATAGGAAACAAACCCCGTCCCGGTTGAATCCAACAATCCATGCATTAGTATGGTAATTAACCATATATAATGGTTTGTATAAGAATGTGCTTTCAATAAAATTGTCATATTAAAGGACATTTTTATTTCATACAAAAATGGAATGTGAAGCAAAAGTACATCAAACTTTAATATTTTGCAGAAATGTAAGTGGTCATATTGCTGCTAATAAAATCTAGCTGTCAGAGTTACAATTCATTGTTTTTGGGGTTCCAGATTCTTCAAATGTGAATATAAATATAAGATAAAATAACATGGAGTGGAGCATTTTCACATTCAGAGAAGCACTGACCCAGTTCTGTGTGACTGGTGCATCTACTGTAGCTATGTACCTCTACATATTTGTACATCCAGGGGAGCAGCTGGGTGACCCTGGTTTAGACTCCTGGTTTGTTGGGCCGACCACAGCCATCTCCCCAGCTTTATTCagatggctctgaactaactttatttgactctttgcaaactggaatccatacatcctgaggctgcattcattgtagctggggattttaacaaggctaatctgaaaacaagactccctaaattgtatcagcatatcgattgcgcaaccagggctggaaaaaccttggatcattgttactctaacttccgcaacgcatataaggccctgccccgccctcctttcggaaaagctgaccacgactccattttgttgatccctgcctacagacagaaactaaaacaagaagctcccacgctgaggtctgtccaacgctggtccgaccaagctgattccacactccaagactgcttccatcacgtggactgggatatgtttcgtattgcgtcagataacaacattgacgaatacgctgattcggtgtgcgagttcattagaacctgcgttgaagatgtcgttcccatagcaacaattaaaacattccctaaccagaaaccgtggattgatggcagcattcgcgtgaaactgaaagcgcgaaccactgcttttaatcagggcaaggtgactggtaacatgaccgaatacaaacagtgcagctattctctccgcaaggctatcaaacaagctaagcgtcagtatagagacaaagtagaatctcaattcaacggctcagacacaagaggtatgtggcagggtctacagtcaatcacggactacaagaagaaaaccagcccagtcacggaccaggatgtcttgctcccaggcagactaaataacttttttgcccgctttgaggacaatacagtgccactgacacggcctgcaacaaaaacatgcagactctccttcactgcagccgaggtgagtaaaacatttaaacgtgttaaccctcgcaaggctgcaggcccagacggcatccccagccgcgccctcagagcatgcgcagaccagctggccggtgtgtttacggacatattcaatcaatccctataccagtctgctgttcccacatgcttcaagagggccaccattgttcctgttcccaagaaagctaaggtaactgagctaaacgactaccgccccgtagcactcacttccgtcatcatgaagtgctttgagagactagtcaaggaccatatcacctccaccctacctgacaccctagacccactccaatttgcttaccgcccaaataggtccacagacgatgcaatctcaaccacactgcacactgccctaacccatctggacaataggaatacctatgtgagaatgctgttcatcgactacagctcggcattcatcaccatagtaccctccaagctcgtcatcaagctcgagaccctgagtctcgaccccgccctgtgcaactgggtactggacttcctgacgggccgcccccaggtggtgagggtaggcaacaacatctccaccccgctgatcctcaacactggggccccacaagggtgcgttctgagccctctcctgtactccctgttcacccacgactgcgtggccacgcatgcctccaactcaatcatcaagtttgcggacaacacaacagtggtaggcttgattaccaacaacgacgagacggcctacagggaagaggtgagggacctcggagtgtggtgtcaggaaaataacctcacactcaatgtcaacaaaactaaggagatgattgtggacttcaggaaacagcagagggaacacccccctatccacatcgatggaacagtagtggagaggatagtaagttaagttcctcggcatacacatcacagacaaactgaattggtccactcacacagacagcatcgtgaagaaggcgcagcagcgcctcttcaacctcaggaggctgaagaaatttggcttgtcaccaaaagcactcacaaacttctacagatgcacaatcgagagcatcctggcgggctgtatcaccgcctggtacggcacctgctccgcccacaaccgtaaggctctccagagggtagtgaggtctgcacaacgcatcaccgggggcaaactacctgccctccaggacacctacaccacccgatgttacaggaaggccataaagatcatcaaggacaacaacaacccgagccactgcctgttcaccccgctatcatccagaaggcgaggtcagtacaggtgcatcaaagctgagacagagagactgaa
Proteins encoded:
- the LOC115141175 gene encoding persulfide dioxygenase ETHE1, mitochondrial-like encodes the protein MCSVVNRLKPALAYTLWLQTTGYSRKVPAHIGPGLRTSKQPLESVIIRLYCSRMELGKGPFFRQLFESVSSTYTYLLADTESREAVLIDPVLETVDRDLKLVEELGFNLKVAVNTHCHADHITGTGQLKNRLFGMKSAISKHSGASADIMLSEGDKISFGKHYLTVRETPGHTDGCVTLVTGDQSMAFTGDTLLIRGCGRTDFQQGCSRRLYESVHRKIFTLPPQCLVFPAHDYKGQTASTVGEERRFNPRLTKSVEEFVDIMTKLNLPKPAKIDIAVPANLVCGLHEV